In Taeniopygia guttata chromosome 6, bTaeGut7.mat, whole genome shotgun sequence, the genomic stretch agtttcacGTCAAAATTTCAGGTGTTCCGAAATGCTGGGAATAGCCATTCCACGGCCGGGAACACGCTGTGCTCTAGGAGCCAAGCGCATCAGTGCTCGAGCGGGTCGGGTAAACCCGGCTTGGAGCAGGGTGGTGTGGAACTCGCCTCCTCCCGCTTTCCGAGGGGTTCTGGTTCTTAAATTCGCGTTTAAAACTGCGCCAGGGCAGCGACCGGCGCAGCTTCTCCCCCAGCAGCGCCCGACGCGCGGCCTCCCCGCCCGGCCGGCACCACCGCCCGCCTTCGGGCCCCGTTCCGAGCGGTACCTCCGATCGGGCGCCCCGGGCACGGCCCTCCCGCTACTGCCGGGCCGGCGCAGcccccgcgggcggcggcggggccgcctcGGGCGGCTGGGCCGCCTCCAGCGCCGCcctctgcagcttttccagcttctccAGCGACACCGACTTGAGGGGCAGGATCTTGGGCTTGCACAGCACCAGTGCGGCCGTGTCCTCCACCGACAGCTGCCctgcagagggagaaaaaggccGTGAGCGAGTggcgggccgggcgggcagggccgggcggTGCTGGCCGCCGGTACCTTGCTTGGGCAGCACCTCCCGGAGCGCTCCCGTCCCCTCCGGCATGGCGGCTCCGGCCCGGCACCGCCCCCGGGCACAACTacagctcccagctggcacTGCGCGGCGCCGTGCCCACGCACCCCGCTCGTGCCCCCCGGAGCGTGCTGGGAGCGGTAGGCCTGACGGGGCTCCGGCTGCCTCAATGCGCGCTGGGAGTTGTAGTCCTTGGTGTGGCGCGGCTccgggcgcggcgggagcggctcccccggggctgtcccgggatTCCGGGATGCCGCTCCCCGCCTCAGCTGCGCCGGGCTCTGCTCTGAGGCGGAGCCGTCCCACCTGCGCGGGCCTGCCCAGCCCGGCGAGCCGCTGCCTGCCCGCCTGCCAGGGCCCGCCGCGGAACTCAGGCTTTGAGGCGtttttatgctttattttctgcttctgtaaataaaatccCCAGCAGACACCGTCCAGCAGACGGGCGTGGCCAGGGCGTACGCGTCCCGGTTTTCGTTTCCAGGCAGCGCCTCGGGATTCGCGCTGTGAATCACGCTGCTGTTTGACATGtaaacagcagcaaaagccGCTCTTTCTAAACTCTGAGAGCTCAAATGTCGCCGAACCTGATGGGCCAGTGCGCCGGGATCCCCACAGGGTCCGCCTGGTGCAGGATCTTTGCACCGGGAGCGGCTTCCCTGGGAAACCCCCGCGGGGAGCCGCGTGTGACCCGGGAGGGGCGAGAGGGATtcacctgccctgtgctgggccGTGCCCCAGCAAGCCCCGATTCCGGGATGTGGTGCAATTTTAGAGTTTGCTAATGAGCTTGCCTGTGTGCCCTGCACACCCTGTGTGCCTGGGGATTGGCAGCTCGGGCTGGTAATCCTGCTAACCTGGCCTTGGCAGGCGGGGACGCTCCTTTCAGTGTTCTGGGATTGAGATCTGCCTTCTTGCTATGCACAGGGATTACCGTGGATTACTAAAATGAGGGGGGAAATGATCTTTGCtaatatttgttttccattctGCCTTGGTGATGGCTGGCTGCGtgcttccttccctctgctAACTCAGGTGGGACCTGACAGCTGTGGGATCCAAGATTTGCTGGGAGAGTAGTGCTAAAACTTTTAACTTCCAGTAAGCAGCACTCCTCTGACAGTTATTTAAAGCCTCTGTCTGCATTGTTCCAGaactatttcctttttcctctaaGCAACCTAGAGTAGGAAGCTGACAATCCCTCAGGTAGCCCGGTTCCACCTCGCTGGAAGCCTCTCCTGATGCTGGGTTGGAggccagcagagcccacagAGGTGAGAGCAGGGCTCCTCCTCCCTTTGTGGAGCTGCCAAAGGTAACTCCTGGGCTGCTCCCgagcagcacagaaaatggCCCTTTTTGGCCTTCCTCACATATTTCACTTTCAGGTCAGAATATCAGTGTTGGCGAGGCTGTAAAATGGATGTACTTGCTGGGGACATCCTTCTCTACCCTTTGAAGTGCTAAGAAGCAATCCCACCAATTTCAGTGAGAAAAGTTCCTTTGTCTGATGTGCTTTTCCATGTGCCAATAAGTATTTTGTGCTGACTGGAGGGTAAAGGACAAGGCACTGCTTTATAATGGATGTTTTTACACCAGGGCATTTTAAACATGCAATTTGCAGATCAGTGATTCGTAGTTGTTTGTCAGTTTGTTCAGTTTGTTTGTAAGAACCGATCCAGTATCTTAGATATGGCCAAGGctaaaaatgaatataaaagATACCCAGTTATGACTGAAAATTCTGCACTATGAAAGCAGGAGGTATTCCTGTGGTAACAAATACGGCCTACAGAGCAACAGAAATGAGCTGAAAGCAAGATGTTGAAATCAAATTGTAGGCCAGGTTTTTCGCCAGTGTCCTTCACAGTGCCAATGGCCCCCTGGAGTCCAGCACTATGTGAACACTTGCATTTGGAGCCCATCTCAGTTGTGCAGGGAATCACTTTCCAAAAGCAGTTTTCCTGCCAACAGGGTTTGTTTGCTTGGTGATAAGAAACAATGGTCAGCTCAGTTTATTGCTTGAGCATTTTAGTGACGGAGAAGTCTGGCATCCTGTACTAGATCCATTTTCTTAGCTACTCAAATGCCAGCTTGGCAGCCTATCTAGGAAGCTGATAGCACTGGGACAGGCGTGATTGTGGAGGTTGTTTTCAACAGTTTCTAGTAAGTCTGTTTTTAATATacctccttcctttttttcctttcctgggaaaaaaactaatAGTTACCACCTTCATGACTGGGAAGTCTGGATGATGAGCAAGAGGAGGGAGGCATGGGCATGCAGCTTAATATCCTACTTTTCAAAGTGCCTTAAAAACAGGACTGGGTTTAGTTTTGAGTGAGGCTGGTATTTATTCATAGTTATACCCTATTTTTTGACCTTTTTGGCCTTTGGGGTTGACATGTGCTCAAGCACCCATTTATTTCTCTCATGGGCCTTTCCAGTTGCCAGGGATAGCTAGGAAGCTTTTGCCAAAACCTTTCCATCTGGGAAAAGCACCGTGCACTTGCAGTGGGACTGTGCTGAGTCAGTGCATTGTCCTGGTGTCATTCCACAGGGCTGAAGAGGTCAGAACAAGACTGTCCTTGTGCCCAGGTCTCAAGTTGTGTCCCCATGGCATGAAGCTTCCCAGAGTCCTGAGACTCGACCTCGGGATGAAACCCAGTGTTATTTGAGAAAGCCGAAGTGTGGTATCCATGGAGAGGACAACGTGCTCTAGGTTGCACATCCTTATTTTACTGATGTCACAAGCAAGTTATTCTTGTGCACTGCAGAGAGCCTCACAGCCACAAAACCAgcaataattttataaatgataagcttgttttcctcctcctgttcccaGATACTCTGAGtgcagaaggcagcagagaTGTGCATTGCTGGAATCCAGAGGGTTTCGTAATTTGGCAGCCACTTGCTGAAAGCCCTGCAGATACAAAACAACACTTATTTCAAGTCTTGAGAAACATCTCCTACtaagtagaagaaaaaagcatttagGTGAAGCAATGTTGCCAGTCCCATTTGTTTATGAGGCTTGGGTTTTGTctttatacattttaaatgctttttattttccttctgctctttaAGCCTTTCAAGTTCATGTTTTCCATATGACAAGAAAGTCTGGAATCAAGTCCttacttttaaaagcaaaaatatggTTCAGAGTCCTGTATAATCATGCAGCTCCAGACATGgagtgtttaaaaataaagccacTTTGATGAGAACTACCCATCTTGAAGGTGACTTTCTGTTCTAAGTAAATACTTTGTTGACAGTTTAAGAAGCTTTTAACAGCAGCTGATCTGTGTTTGCTTTCCACTTGGATCtctcacttttttcttcttttctaaaatTCTAGAGCTTTTTTCACCTCTCTGTGTGCTGATGAGATCAGAAATGTAGTGTGGCAGCCTTTGGTGAACAATGCATCCCTGTGCTTTCAGAAATACACCTGCAGATTTCATGCCATGGTCCCTGAAGCTGCTGAGCGGTACCATGGGACACAGAGCCCAGCTTCagagtgaggaggaggaggaggaggaaggtggtTTGGGTTTACTGGGTGGGGTGAGGCAAGGGACAGAAAGCCTGGCATGGCTCCCTGTGGGAATCCCAAATGCCTTCAGAGCCTGAAGCTTGATCGCTTGGTGTTTAACCCAGTCCTTGTTTTTGAAAGGAAGTTgacagacaatttttttttttagttgagCTTTCTGAGTATACTTTAAGTTTATTGTTAGTTTGATGCAGTTTGATACAGATGCTCAAGCTGTATGCAAAAGGCTTTGCATGCAGACGTGCCTGAAAATGCATTATCCAAGGGACACAGAAACAGCTTTTTGACAGGCTGCTCTTCCTGCTAACACCTGGTAATGCAGAGACCTGGCTCCATGTAAGTCCCAGTCTGGGCTCCTAAGCCAAATGCTCCACACTGGCATTTCTAGGAGGTTACTGCTCTACTTGTGTGGTTTGAATCGCTTCAGTCTTTGGCCTCGTGCCCTGGAGTGCCAGCAGAGGCTTGCTGTAATTGCCCGTAAGTGCACCGTCTGTCAGATTATTGTTTAATTATTCCAGCTTCTCACCGCCACACACTGCTCAGTGTCTCTCTTGCTATCTTTATTTAATTGAGTGGAAGAAATTCGagactttttcttctcttacatCACTTTGTTTTTACCCATCCTCGCTGCATCCTACCATGAAGTCCCACCTTTTGTTTGCAGAAGTCAGTCTTCTATATAGAAAAAAACTACTGTCAATATCTCAAACATATGTTAGAAAGAGAATCAATATTTTAACACATGGTAAAGTCAAACCATAAATCTCTCAACACAGTGAAATGATTGTATTATTCTCCCTTGAAACACTGCTCCTCCCCCTGAGAAacaagagagggaaagaaaactcttgGATAACCAAGCCCTTGTCCTCACAATGCAGGACTGTTCTTAGCCCTTTGCTCTGTGTCGCTCCTTCCTCTTCAAGATCCATCAttccccagcccatccctgttCAACTGTTCCAGAGTATTACTGGGATATCAGCTCCTTTCCCAAGATCAGCTTGTGATGACCAGTTCCACTGCCTACCTGCTGCCATTTCAAACATCTCTGTGCTTCCTCCCACCCTTGCAACCAGGTTCTTACTAATGTGTgttgaaaaataatctttctgaGCTCTCTCTGACATGCTCGTCTGTATGGCCTATAAAAAAAACCTGGCAGCACTCTgactgcttttcttctctcatgCCCCTTGTGCCTGTGACAAATATGTGTCCTTTTTCAGGTCTTACACTTGGCTTTCAGACTCTGAATCCAAACACTCTTCTTGTACAGGCCCCACGCAAAGATCAAGGCTCTCAATAATAATAAATGTTAGGGTTGCCAGCACTCACTCTGCTCTAGTTTTCATGGCTCTGGGCAGAAGGAGTTTCACTCTGTCCTTTTGGAAGATCTATCTGCACTGGAATGATTTAGTTTTCAGGGTTTCATTTAGAAATCCTCAGCTGAAACCTCCCTTTACAGGTGTAGTCCCTGTAATGCTTGGCTCTCTGaccaatttttggggttgttctTTTCATTTCCTGTAACTGAACTGTAGGATTACTTTTTTCATactattttctgattttatttttcatcaatctcttttttttcaggaaggagCAATTTATGCAAGAATTTCAGTGTGGAATTGACTTTAGGCTTTATTGCTATTTGTCACCCTTCAGGAAATacatccctggctccagcaATCAATCCCTTCTGGTactctgaagaggaagagaaaatagcAGAGCTGCAGCTATTAAGAACAGGCATATATTTTATTCAAACTCAACTTCTTCTTCTTGGGTCACTCttaaggaatatttttctgattGTGAGGATGTGAAGGAGgattgtgtttgtttgtttgtcttccTGGAGACTCCCCTGTTCAGCTGATCTTCATCTTCCACATTTCAGGCAGCAGAGCTCGCAGCAGTGACAAGCTGTAATCCCAAGGAAAACTGCTGGTGCCTGTGGCCTGGGTTAACCTGCTGGCAGTGATACgtgcctgggcaggggcagcctttcacagagctcagcagggacGTGCTGCCACTCCCAGCCGCTTTTAGGACACAGGTGAGTTGTTTACAGCAATCTCAAAAAAGCCTGTAATAAAGTTGTTCTGCCTTCCTGGAGCCACCACTGCCAGAGACCTTTCCCCTTTCTTGGCTACTGCAGGAGCCTCATTCCCTCAGCTTCACACCTTTATCAGCTGAAATGATGCAGTTAAGAACTGGTTGTGGTCAGGCTCTGTCTTTAGAAGGAGGGGCTACACTGCCACTCTGTTGTGGCTGCTGAGAGCTGGAAGATCAGAGAGGACAGCAGGGAGGTGGAAGCCTGCTCCCTCTTTTATGTGGAATGGAGGCAGGATATGCCCTTGTACGAagttcagaaagaaaaacttgGGCTGCCCTCGCATTCCTCCCCACCGTGCCATTCCAGTCAGCCTGGTACTAATCTCCAGGGATCTCTGAAGGCATGAAACAACACGCAGTGTAAATGAAATCTGAGCCACCCCACGCCACAGTACTGGTGCCAGCCACTTTTAGAAGACTGCCATGAGAGCCAGGGGAAACAGGTACAATGGTAGAAGATGCCTTGTACcacctgcaggcacagcagcactcGAGCAGCTCGTGAGGCATGTGGAAAGCTGGTGAACCCAGGGCCACTTCGACTTGAATGCACTTTCCTGGGGAGGAAGTggcttttcccttggaaagctCAACTCCCCAGGGTCTGCATGAGGTCAATGGAAAAAGTGATTTCTTCAGAATGTGATTCAGAGTGCCTAAGCAACTGGGCTTATCTTACTGACTACAGAGGAAGCTAAATCTCTATAGATTTAAACTCACTTTTGAGAATACTCACCCCCTCTTGCCCTTAGTTGTGGGAATTACACTAGACCTGGATGTGGTTAGTCCTTGGAAGGCACACTACCTACTGAAATTCAGGTGCTGCAGACCAAAGCTAAGAGAAGCTTGTCTACCAGAGCACTGAGCATCCTGTTGGATCCTGTTTTGTCCTTTTAAGTTACCTTGGGATGTCAGAAATAGATTTGCAAGTaccagaaaggaaaattaaatcaagAAAGGTTGGTTTCTTCATGGTTGTCCTGACTGGAGCTGGAATAATCAGCATATGTTTCAGTTTAACTGAGTTTTCATTCTGGCCTTTCTCCCCTTTCAAAGTACAGGCAGCTGAAGCCTTTAATTTGCCCTGTCTTTCACTGCTGAGGAAAATAGGAGTTCCTAACAGCTGTTACTATCCTGTCTAGAATAGctacactaaaaaaaaaaaaaaaaaaaatttattgtcTGTTGTGAATGAAAAAGCTCTTGCttatttctgttgtttgttGTGTTCACTTTGAAAGATAAATTGTTTGAACTGGTTGACTCTCCGTTTGTATAACTGAAGATTGGCTTGCTTGATAGCCTGCTGGATTTGCAGTTTTCCCTTGCACTAACAAACTGAAGAACTGCTGGCCTTGGGGCAGGTAGGACACAGCACATTCTGGAAAAAGTTTGTGTTCATACAGGtaaataagaaaataacttCATGCATGACATTCTGGATGTGCTGCTTTAGTGCTGATATGTCCTGTCTTTCCACCTGGAAGAGATCTTGTAAGACCTAGGAAGCCTTTAAAAAATTGCTAGCAGACATGGATAGGTAGCTAATTAGTTGAAAGTAGAAGCTCTCAGGACCAGAATTAGTTTTTATATGGTAGTTCTAAAATCCTAAATCGTGCTGCTTGTTTTTGAGAACATAGGCACTCTGCCCTTTTATCATACATTTGCTTTGTAAAAACAATtggagaaaaaagcaaaaataacttCTTGTCACTCAAGTAAGCAGACCTGGCTCTGAATATATAAAAGGAAGTGACAGTAAAAATAGCAACATCTTACTGTACTGTAGTCCTTCAACAGAGAACCACATTTTGAGGTTCCCCTTCTTTGCATCCTTCTTTGTATTGCAAAGGCATCTTACCCCAGGCAGAAGCTTTTGCTTTGGGGGGGTCAGAGTCTGATTTCAATGGGACAGAGCTTGGTGTCAGTGCATTGAGTATCAGCTTCTAGACACTGACAAGGGCTCTGACTCTCCATGTGCATCCTCCAGGCTTGGTTTCTGtgccctcctctctccctttttgCCAAGTGGTCCAGCCTTCCCAGTTTTTGTCTGCTCATAATAAAGGCAGTGGAGCCAAGGTGCCATTCGAGgggaagacagaaaagaaagacaaaagcaTACACTATTTCTATTATGGGTATGGTACTCACAAAATTAAGATGTGTTGTGCCATCAGCCTTCAGAACATGCTTCTATCCCCCAGAATAACTAAACTCCTTGCAACCCTTGGCCAAGAGACTGAAGCCAAACTTCTGGTAAACTGACAAttcaagggaaaggaaaaggatgtgTCAGGAAGGTCTAGATAAATTGAGTTGTAGATGAAAGGAAGGTAAAACCTAGTGTGAAATTTTGAGATTTGAGACATGATAGTGGGAGGCTGAGatacagaaagaaagagagaacaaCTAGGAATTAGAGTTTTATGTTGAGACTGGTTGGCAAGGAACGGGCAGAGAGAAGGCACAACTGGGCTCCAGTacaaggaaagaagaaggaagagagtAGAAAATCAGGGGGATAGGCAGTGACATGAAAAACCAGACAAGAGACTGGACTAGGACCTGGCATGGGGAACCAAAGTTGGAGGCGCCATTGGAGATTAAGAAAggagggacagcctggggaaggAAGAGTGATCCAAGCCTGAGAGTGGAGGTcgggcacaggcagcagggagggaacgGAGtagcagggcagagctgggggcagcagcCCCACggggcaggcaggggctgtgtgGGTGGAAGGGGCACCgcgggctctgctgctgggacatCCCGGCTTGCCGGGCTGGAAGCGGAACAGAGCTTCCCTGAGGCTGCTCTTCTCTTCGTGGTGGCTCAGCCAGCAAAGAATTTGCCTCTTGTGctctctgcccagcagcagcacagaaaccaCTGGAGCTGAGTGTCCTTGGccgaggcagcagcagctgcctgcctggggGAGGAGAGCAGGCTTTCGGGTAGCTGGATGACAAAAATGTTACAGTTGGGAGGAGGTAGTGAAAAGGCCACATGAGCGAGGGAGACAGGGTCAATTCATTAGTCTGGCAGCCACTAAATTAAAAAAGGCAAGTGGGACTATATATCAGAGGTATCTGAATTCGGTCAAAGATGATTCTGAAGTTGCTAGATTGATCTTGTGGTTGGCTTAAGCAAGCTTAACTaattaattgctttattttagTTCATTGTGTAAGAGCTAGCTCCTAATAAATCACACTATTTTGTAGAAACATGCTTGAAACAACTGTGTAAATACTAAATAGCCTTAGGAATGGTCTTATGAATCCACTGAATAATCCAAATTCCAACTCTCATCCCCCTCTGCTGCTGGTCTGGATGGAGGATaacagccactgctgctgtttctctttCAGTAAAAGGGGTAGAAGTCTGTGCTGGACACACAAGGAGGGGACACACAATTGATGGCCCGTGGAGGTGCTGTGATGCTGTGTGATCCTGCACCAACAACTCTCCTTTTCAGCAGCCCAGGAAATGCTACAGGTGTTACAGGAACATTATGAATGTTGCAAAGCCAAGCATTTAAAAGTTAGGCAATGTCCAAATGAAATTGCCAGTGAAACCTTAATTCAGAACCATGTAGATTATGAAATGCTCTTTAATTATATTTCTCCTCCTGCTTGTTTCAGTGCGGATGGCAATAATTCAAGGTCCTTGTACAGTCCTGTGGAGCTTCTGGGGCAACAGTCTCCTGATGCTGAGAGACCCTTTACTAATACTTGTAAAGATTGTGAACTCTTATATTCACCCTCTGCTGAGGGACAGGTCTGTGCCAATGAGATCTGGAGACAAACATTGCTAATGGAGACTGGGAGTAGGTTGGAGCTGAGCTTTCCAGCATCCAGTAGGAGGGTATAAAATTACCTACTCCATTTGGGCAGATTAAAAACAAATCTTTCATGCATGAATTCTGCCTTTGCAAAAATGTCTGTTAGTTCTGGTTGTTGGCACAAGTATTGCCATAGTATCAGTCTAATCTCATATGACACATTTAAGGATTTGCAGCAGAAGGGTGGAGATAACAGTGTAAATTTCTTGGCTGATTTATCTCTTGTGAcaattgtcctgctctgctttatATCAGCTTTTCAGAACAAATCAGGGCTTTTGAGTATGAAGTAACATTTCTTTAgatttcaaataatattttttttaaagcaaagtgAGTGGAAACAGAAGCAGACTCACTAACAGAATCAGAGTAGATGTAGCAAGTACACATATTTCAGTGCTAAGGCAGTGTCACTGGGCAGTGACACTTTGCACACAAAGGGCCTGAGAAATGTAAAGGTACACGACAAACATTCAGATCCTCCCTACAACACTATAGTCTTTTAATGCAAATGACTGTGTTCAATTAAGTCACACAAGAATAGTTTTTTTTAGTCTCCAAGCTCTCAAGGCAAAGTGTGTATGTCCATGTCTTGTATAGGATCTTGCACTGTCCGCAAGGAAGTTGTATTGATTAATAACAGCAAATAAACGTGCAGTCATTGTAAGAAATTGTAGCAAATTTCAACTGGTTCTGTCTTGTGATCAAATATGTCAAAAATCCAATTCTGCTTTTAATGCTGTCTAGTGTTTGTCAGTAAAAGCCCACATAACCACATTGAACTGTCTGGTTTGCCAAAGACCCATACAAAGGCAGATTTTTGGTATTTGATAACTGAGTGTGAATAGCCTTGTTTCACTGAAAGCAGCCCAGATGATTGCCAAAAGTTGTAAAAAATCTGATGGAAACAGTGGATACTGTTGTATCCACTGATGTGGCTCCCAGATTTACTCATGATTTTGATTCTGCTGAAGTAACTGCTGAATGTGAACCTGTGGGACCAGTCCAGACTAGCAAGTACTGAGGTCAATTAGTAGACTCCTATTAATTTCTGaatgtatttttgaaattataaaGTTGAGATGCTACTGCAGTGCAGAATCCATTTAGGCTTGAAAGGGGAACTGATTGCAACCACCTGAGAACTTAGCATTAAAAAGCTAAACCTTTCTCAGCAAAATACTGAAAGATCTGTTACAACAAGTCGTCAAAAAACTTGCTTTTAAAGCCCATCCTCAATGAAAGGGCGACTGATGGCAGGTGCTGTGTCACACTGGAGTGAGTCTACACAGAGGTGTGGTTGTCACCTTCTGGTATCCCTTGCAAAGGCAGCTTGGTTGGGCTTAGTCCGGGCTGTCTGCTAGAGGAAGAAGAGTCGGCACATTGGTCCGAGGTTACAGTAGCTGCCAGTTGGGGATGGTCCCGATTTTGTCGAAAAAGGAGACAGGGGAATGCCGCGGTGCCCGTGTCCGTCTCTTTGGCGGTGTCCCAGCAGCTGAGGGCGGCTGTGCCCGGCGCGTCCAGCACTGAGGAGAGCCGCGGCACCCCGGCCCAGGGCACCAGAGCTCCGGGCCCCGGCTGCGGGAACGgcaggaaaacatttctgtgtgCTGTAACACTTCAGTGACTGCAGTGGGTCACCGACAGAGTTACGGGCTGCCCTCCGCGCCCGGGGACATCCCGGCAGCGCCGGCAGCTTCCAGCGGGGTGTGCGGGGGCCACCCGCGGTGAGGGGAcccgcggcgggcgcgggggcagcgccggggagccctgcccgagccccgcggggagccggccccgctcggccccgctcccgccgtcGCCACGGGCAACGCGGCGCTTCCGCCGTGACCTGGAAGCGCTCGGGGTCCGCGCTCGgcgggcccgccccgccgccgcgggaGGGCCGTGGGCGGGCGGTCCCGTGACGGCTCGGTGCGCACAGACGGTGGccggcagggcagggccgggcgcGGAGCGGTGCCGAGCGCGCCGCGGGAGGATGGCGGAGCCGCACGGTACGGGGCGGGCGGCTCGGCCGGGGGCATCTGACAGCGGGCggcggccgggggcggcgggaggCCGCGGGCACAAAGGCGGGGAGGGCCGGGGCGCAGGTGGGGGCGGCCGGCGGGgagccctgcccgccccggcggggctgccccgcccGGTCCGcgggcccggcgcaggtggggcgagccgagccgggccgggccgggggcggccaTCGGCCCCGCGGGGCTCGGCGTAGGGGCTGCCCGGCGATGGCAGCGACCgccacaacaacaacaacaataacaacaaaaagaaaggaggaagcTCCGTCTTGCAGCCTCACCTCTCCTGCTCCCCGGCAGCTCTCGGTGCCGGGGGCTGGCACGGAGCGCTTGGAGCGGGCTGTGCGTGGTGGCGATGGCGCTCCGGGTAATGATTACCGGCGTGCG encodes the following:
- the BBIP1 gene encoding BBSome-interacting protein 1, with the protein product MPEGTGALREVLPKQGQLSVEDTAALVLCKPKILPLKSVSLEKLEKLQRAALEAAQPPEAAPPPPAGAAPARQ